In one Nothobranchius furzeri strain GRZ-AD unplaced genomic scaffold, NfurGRZ-RIMD1 Scf020, whole genome shotgun sequence genomic region, the following are encoded:
- the LOC107397123 gene encoding uncharacterized protein isoform X2 → MYRHEHPLRGPPPHFVPVLRHPPSIRHSGPFSVPRPGQQPQRPAGQFPPPESFYLHNRPPSDRYPHCSNFSIDRSTVIAVGGSQQIAPPADSPHLQVPLWNPPQMGHLVSDNSDQAGEEFLRCIAANKPLPDYLKGNMALNLADALKSAETLKVSVKSVTKSKSRSRSQSRTRGRSRAKSRARSRSRGRSKSHVRGKSRAKSQTRACSRSRSRGKQSHKRSKSRVRRSRSRSSSSEKSHGKDRKRKRSPDISSNNLTGNRLFEGLKLVMNSKDVEERLPSLKDAILGIQASCGKKTVENVSDEPKHQQYDSIDPFTTLENESILLPHERVVGDFSWLQEKSQEEISVLKAKEFEEEESFLYGSGGYLQTEEHAKHLGAQEPLQMASSAFANASLDKLEFDKIKKILDSLGGTSDIGKMVMNTQMIKEGSEAFPAILNSDVAVETLKNPSVRKSLESLQSLIRATKDKRARSNGQSETSSEKQKAGDNEKKKKDKQTKIKELESLAQELDVLLREDGIGFMSPVIGFYCQKCEEFIGDLKSVETHAAVHIHSTSSCLKEKQDKHGKDIKGHSHHHSSHSQHPHSEKRGHRSGRDHQEKGHKSTRLGNLCLKEEMKKERMLITVNRGLTPPAQPTITKENKEMGIPGHAKVKEEKEKSLKTSRGKHSSESSEDDRSSKAKHAKKKKKEKKKKKKSDGS, encoded by the exons ATGTACCGCCACGAGCATCCCCTTCGCGGTCCTCCACCGCATTTCGTGCCGGTCTTGAGGCACCCACCCTCTATCAGACACAGTGGGCCATTTTCGGTACCACGTCCAGGACAACAACCCCAAAGACCTGCTGGACAGTTCCCACCGCCGGAAAGCTTTTACCTGCACAACAGGCCACCGAGCGACCGCTAC CCCCACTGTAGCAACTTCTCCATAGACCGTAGTACAGTGATTGCTGTCGGAGGCAGCCAGCAGATTGCCCCTCCTGCAGATTCACCACATCTTCAAGTTCCACTGTGGAACCCCCCACAGATGGGACATCTTGTTTCAGACAACAG TGATCAAGCTGGCGAGGAGTTCCTGAGATGTATTGCAGCCAACAAACCTCTACCAGATTATCTCAAAGGCAATATGGCATTAAACCTGGCTGATGCACTCAAGTCTGCTGAAACACTGAAAGTTTCAGTCAAGTCGGTGACCAAGAGTAAGAGCCGTAGTCGAAGTCAAAGCCGAACCCGTGGCAGATCTCGAGCCAAGAGCCGAGCAAGGAGTCGAAGCAGAGGAAGGAGCAAAAGTCATGTTCGTGGCAAGAGTCGAGCCAAAAGCCAAACGCGGGCTTGCAGTAGGAGTCGGAGCCGGGGCAAGCAGAGTCACAAACGGAGCAAAAGTCGAGTCAGAAGATCTAGGTCCCGAAGCAGCAGTAGTGAAAAGAGCCATGGCAAAGACAGGAAGAGGAAGAGAAGCCCTGACATCAGCAGCAACAATCTGACTGGAAACCGTCTGTTTGAAGGACTCAAACTAGTCATGAACAGCAAAGATGTGGAAGAGCGGTTGCCCTCTCTCAAAGATGCCATCCTTGGTATTCAG GCTTCATGTGGAAAAAAGACAGTGGAGAACGTGTCTGATGAGCCCAAACATCAGCAATATGACAGCATCGACCCTTTCACAACACTGGAGAATGAAAGCATCTTGCTTCCACATGAAAGAGTAGTTGGTGACTTCTCTTGGCTTCAAGAAAAAAGCCAGGAGGAAATTTCTGTCCTGAAAGCCAAAGAGTTTGAAGAAGAAGAGTCATTTTTGTATGGGTCTGGGGGTTACCTCCAAACTGAAGAACATGCCAAACATCTTGGTGCACAAGAACCCCTTCAGATGGCATCATCTGCCTTTGCCAATGCCAGTCTGGATAAGTTGGAGTTTGACAAAATCAAGAAAATCCTCGATAGTTTGGGAGGAACATCGGATATTGGCAAGATGGTAATGAATACTCAAATGATAAAGGAAGGCAGTGAAGCCTTTCCTGCTATTTTAAATTCAGACGTAGCAGTGGAGACTCTGAAAAACCCAAGTGTACGGAAATCCCTGGAGTCGTTGCAGTCTCTGATCAGAG CAACAAAGGACAAACGGGCAAGAAGCAACGGACAATCAGAAACCTCCTCTGAAAAACAGAAG GCTGGCGAcaatgaaaagaagaaaaaagacaaaCAAACTAAAATAAAAGAACTGGAATCACTGGCACAAGAATTGGATGTTTTGCTTCGAGAGGATG GAATAGGCTTCATGTCTCCAGTGATCGGGTTTTACTGCCAGAAGTGTGAAGAGTTCATCGGAGATTTGAAGTCTGTTGAGACTCACGCGGCTGTCCACATTCATAGTACCTCCAGCTGC CTAAAAGAGAAGCAGGACAAACATGGTAAAGACATCAAAGGACACTCGCACCATCACAGCAGCCATAGTCAACATCCTCACTCTGAGAAGAGAGGCCACAGGAGTGGCCGAGACCACCAGGAGAAAGGGCACAAAAGCACTCGACTGGGAAACCTCTGCCTGAAAGAAGAAATGAAAAAAGAACGGATGCTGATAACTGTCAACCGTGGACTGACACCTCCGGCTCAGCCCACCATAACCAAGGAGAACAAGGAGATGGGCATCCCAGGACACGCAAAAGTCAAAGAAGAAAAGGAGAAATCGTTAAAAACCAGCAGAGGCAAACACAGCAGCGAGAGCAGCGAGGACGACAGATCGTCCAAAGCTAAACAtgctaaaaagaagaagaaggaaaagaagaaaaagaaaaagagcgACGGGTCTTAA
- the LOC107397123 gene encoding uncharacterized protein isoform X1 gives MYRHEHPLRGPPPHFVPVLRHPPSIRHSGPFSVPRPGQQPQRPAGQFPPPESFYLHNRPPSDRYVSPHCSNFSIDRSTVIAVGGSQQIAPPADSPHLQVPLWNPPQMGHLVSDNSDQAGEEFLRCIAANKPLPDYLKGNMALNLADALKSAETLKVSVKSVTKSKSRSRSQSRTRGRSRAKSRARSRSRGRSKSHVRGKSRAKSQTRACSRSRSRGKQSHKRSKSRVRRSRSRSSSSEKSHGKDRKRKRSPDISSNNLTGNRLFEGLKLVMNSKDVEERLPSLKDAILGIQASCGKKTVENVSDEPKHQQYDSIDPFTTLENESILLPHERVVGDFSWLQEKSQEEISVLKAKEFEEEESFLYGSGGYLQTEEHAKHLGAQEPLQMASSAFANASLDKLEFDKIKKILDSLGGTSDIGKMVMNTQMIKEGSEAFPAILNSDVAVETLKNPSVRKSLESLQSLIRATKDKRARSNGQSETSSEKQKAGDNEKKKKDKQTKIKELESLAQELDVLLREDGIGFMSPVIGFYCQKCEEFIGDLKSVETHAAVHIHSTSSCLKEKQDKHGKDIKGHSHHHSSHSQHPHSEKRGHRSGRDHQEKGHKSTRLGNLCLKEEMKKERMLITVNRGLTPPAQPTITKENKEMGIPGHAKVKEEKEKSLKTSRGKHSSESSEDDRSSKAKHAKKKKKEKKKKKKSDGS, from the exons ATGTACCGCCACGAGCATCCCCTTCGCGGTCCTCCACCGCATTTCGTGCCGGTCTTGAGGCACCCACCCTCTATCAGACACAGTGGGCCATTTTCGGTACCACGTCCAGGACAACAACCCCAAAGACCTGCTGGACAGTTCCCACCGCCGGAAAGCTTTTACCTGCACAACAGGCCACCGAGCGACCGCTACGTGAGT CCCCACTGTAGCAACTTCTCCATAGACCGTAGTACAGTGATTGCTGTCGGAGGCAGCCAGCAGATTGCCCCTCCTGCAGATTCACCACATCTTCAAGTTCCACTGTGGAACCCCCCACAGATGGGACATCTTGTTTCAGACAACAG TGATCAAGCTGGCGAGGAGTTCCTGAGATGTATTGCAGCCAACAAACCTCTACCAGATTATCTCAAAGGCAATATGGCATTAAACCTGGCTGATGCACTCAAGTCTGCTGAAACACTGAAAGTTTCAGTCAAGTCGGTGACCAAGAGTAAGAGCCGTAGTCGAAGTCAAAGCCGAACCCGTGGCAGATCTCGAGCCAAGAGCCGAGCAAGGAGTCGAAGCAGAGGAAGGAGCAAAAGTCATGTTCGTGGCAAGAGTCGAGCCAAAAGCCAAACGCGGGCTTGCAGTAGGAGTCGGAGCCGGGGCAAGCAGAGTCACAAACGGAGCAAAAGTCGAGTCAGAAGATCTAGGTCCCGAAGCAGCAGTAGTGAAAAGAGCCATGGCAAAGACAGGAAGAGGAAGAGAAGCCCTGACATCAGCAGCAACAATCTGACTGGAAACCGTCTGTTTGAAGGACTCAAACTAGTCATGAACAGCAAAGATGTGGAAGAGCGGTTGCCCTCTCTCAAAGATGCCATCCTTGGTATTCAG GCTTCATGTGGAAAAAAGACAGTGGAGAACGTGTCTGATGAGCCCAAACATCAGCAATATGACAGCATCGACCCTTTCACAACACTGGAGAATGAAAGCATCTTGCTTCCACATGAAAGAGTAGTTGGTGACTTCTCTTGGCTTCAAGAAAAAAGCCAGGAGGAAATTTCTGTCCTGAAAGCCAAAGAGTTTGAAGAAGAAGAGTCATTTTTGTATGGGTCTGGGGGTTACCTCCAAACTGAAGAACATGCCAAACATCTTGGTGCACAAGAACCCCTTCAGATGGCATCATCTGCCTTTGCCAATGCCAGTCTGGATAAGTTGGAGTTTGACAAAATCAAGAAAATCCTCGATAGTTTGGGAGGAACATCGGATATTGGCAAGATGGTAATGAATACTCAAATGATAAAGGAAGGCAGTGAAGCCTTTCCTGCTATTTTAAATTCAGACGTAGCAGTGGAGACTCTGAAAAACCCAAGTGTACGGAAATCCCTGGAGTCGTTGCAGTCTCTGATCAGAG CAACAAAGGACAAACGGGCAAGAAGCAACGGACAATCAGAAACCTCCTCTGAAAAACAGAAG GCTGGCGAcaatgaaaagaagaaaaaagacaaaCAAACTAAAATAAAAGAACTGGAATCACTGGCACAAGAATTGGATGTTTTGCTTCGAGAGGATG GAATAGGCTTCATGTCTCCAGTGATCGGGTTTTACTGCCAGAAGTGTGAAGAGTTCATCGGAGATTTGAAGTCTGTTGAGACTCACGCGGCTGTCCACATTCATAGTACCTCCAGCTGC CTAAAAGAGAAGCAGGACAAACATGGTAAAGACATCAAAGGACACTCGCACCATCACAGCAGCCATAGTCAACATCCTCACTCTGAGAAGAGAGGCCACAGGAGTGGCCGAGACCACCAGGAGAAAGGGCACAAAAGCACTCGACTGGGAAACCTCTGCCTGAAAGAAGAAATGAAAAAAGAACGGATGCTGATAACTGTCAACCGTGGACTGACACCTCCGGCTCAGCCCACCATAACCAAGGAGAACAAGGAGATGGGCATCCCAGGACACGCAAAAGTCAAAGAAGAAAAGGAGAAATCGTTAAAAACCAGCAGAGGCAAACACAGCAGCGAGAGCAGCGAGGACGACAGATCGTCCAAAGCTAAACAtgctaaaaagaagaagaaggaaaagaagaaaaagaaaaagagcgACGGGTCTTAA
- the LOC129160110 gene encoding uncharacterized protein isoform X2: protein MEKEVSRVPVFVWLYFLCVKMPASNSFWSNAELQTFLTIIGDSNIQAELDGMIRNEKVFKEVSQRMAAEGFQRTSEQCRAKLKKIKAHYRKVKDSNGRSGNGRSTWKWYDVVDAIYGHRPSNRGSEGGLDSATSILESLINPVDTSEAENTPSSEEPSTSSSSTPGPSVPPSPRPVPSPPPSPLSTTTREEHLPCRRRTGDRRRRLEARTQVIFDELQIADGRQMDRMEGISREQVNWMQQDAAASRQHELQIAERYFEHLGALNAVLGLVAQRMGSSSDFLPPPRQ from the exons ATGGAAAAAGAAGTGAGTCGAGTTCCAGTGTTTGTTTGGCTGTACTTCTTGTGTGTGAAAATGCCTGCAAGTAATAGCTTTTGGTCCAATGCGGAGCTTCAAACGTTCCTCACCATCATCGGAGATAGCAACATTCAGGCCGAGCTGGATGGGATGATAAGAAATGAGAAAGTCTTCAAAGAAGTTTCTCAGCGCATGGCAGCTGAAGGATTCCAGCGCACCTCCGAGCAGTGTCGTGctaagctgaaaaaaataaaagcccacTACAGAAAAGTTAAGGACAGCAACGGCCGTAGTGGGAATGGGCGAAGTACATGGAAGTGGTACGATGTGGTGGACGCTATTTATGGACACAGACCGTCAAACCGAGGCAGCGAAGGAGGCCTGGACTCAGCGACCAGTATCCTGGAGTCACTCATAAACCCTGTTG ACACATCTGAAGCGGAAAACACTCCCTCTTCAGAGGAACCATCCACTTCCTCAAGTAGCACTCCAggac cttctgtgccaccatcgcctcggCCAGTTCCATCgccaccaccatcacctctgtccactACCACTCGAGAGGAACATCTACCATGTCGTCGACGCACAG GTGACCGAAGACGGCGATTGGAAGCACGGACACAGGTGATATTTGATGAGTTGCAGATCGCAGATGGCAGGCAGATGGACAGAATGGAAGGCATAAGCCGGGAGCAGGTTAACTGGATGCAACAAGACGCAGCAGCATCAAGACAACATGAATTACAGATCGCAGAGCGATATTTTGAACATTTGGGTGCCCTAAATGCTGTTCTTGGACTGGTCGCACAAAGAATGGGCAGCTCCTCTGACTTCCTGCCACCACCCAGGCAGTAA
- the LOC129160110 gene encoding uncharacterized protein isoform X1, which produces MEKEVSRVPVFVWLYFLCVKMPASNSFWSNAELQTFLTIIGDSNIQAELDGMIRNEKVFKEVSQRMAAEGFQRTSEQCRAKLKKIKAHYRKVKDSNGRSGNGRSTWKWYDVVDAIYGHRPSNRGSEGGLDSATSILESLINPVDTSEAENTPSSEEPSTSSSSTPGPSVPPSPLSVPSVPPSPRPVPSPPPSPLSTTTREEHLPCRRRTGDRRRRLEARTQVIFDELQIADGRQMDRMEGISREQVNWMQQDAAASRQHELQIAERYFEHLGALNAVLGLVAQRMGSSSDFLPPPRQ; this is translated from the exons ATGGAAAAAGAAGTGAGTCGAGTTCCAGTGTTTGTTTGGCTGTACTTCTTGTGTGTGAAAATGCCTGCAAGTAATAGCTTTTGGTCCAATGCGGAGCTTCAAACGTTCCTCACCATCATCGGAGATAGCAACATTCAGGCCGAGCTGGATGGGATGATAAGAAATGAGAAAGTCTTCAAAGAAGTTTCTCAGCGCATGGCAGCTGAAGGATTCCAGCGCACCTCCGAGCAGTGTCGTGctaagctgaaaaaaataaaagcccacTACAGAAAAGTTAAGGACAGCAACGGCCGTAGTGGGAATGGGCGAAGTACATGGAAGTGGTACGATGTGGTGGACGCTATTTATGGACACAGACCGTCAAACCGAGGCAGCGAAGGAGGCCTGGACTCAGCGACCAGTATCCTGGAGTCACTCATAAACCCTGTTG ACACATCTGAAGCGGAAAACACTCCCTCTTCAGAGGAACCATCCACTTCCTCAAGTAGCACTCCAggaccttctgtgccaccatcacctctgtccgtaccttctgtgccaccatcgcctcggCCAGTTCCATCgccaccaccatcacctctgtccactACCACTCGAGAGGAACATCTACCATGTCGTCGACGCACAG GTGACCGAAGACGGCGATTGGAAGCACGGACACAGGTGATATTTGATGAGTTGCAGATCGCAGATGGCAGGCAGATGGACAGAATGGAAGGCATAAGCCGGGAGCAGGTTAACTGGATGCAACAAGACGCAGCAGCATCAAGACAACATGAATTACAGATCGCAGAGCGATATTTTGAACATTTGGGTGCCCTAAATGCTGTTCTTGGACTGGTCGCACAAAGAATGGGCAGCTCCTCTGACTTCCTGCCACCACCCAGGCAGTAA